The Mesomycoplasma hyopneumoniae J genome contains the following window.
AAATCACGAGACTTTTTGAATCATTTAAAGGATATGTTACAAGCAAAATGCTCAACGAAAAAAGGATTATCGGATAATAAAAAATAAAGGAAAAATTAACAATTTTTAATCTTATCCAAATAAATGATATCAGAAAACATAAAAAAAAATTTAAAATTGTTATTAGAAGCAAAATTCAGAAGGAAATTATAGTTTTTCCATAAAAATCAGGCGAAAAAAATGCATAAATAAGGCTAATCGGAAGAATTATTGTAAGCAATGCAAATAAAAAATCAGGAATTTTCGTTATTTTTTTATACATTTTTTTCGCTGTTTTTCAACAAATCGACAAAATCAACTAGGGAAATTCTAAATAATTCAGGAGAACCAAATTTTCTATAGGTAATTTCATTTTTTGTAATTTCCTCATCCCCGATTATTACCTGAAAATTTATTTTTTCTAAATTTGCCTCGCGGATTTTGCGCGAAATGCGCTCAGATCTGAGATCAATTTCCGAATTAAATCCAAGATCAAAAAGAATTTTATGAATTTTTTGGGCAAAATCATTATGTTTTTCAGCTACTGGAATAACAATTATCTGTTTTGGCGAGATTCAGAAAGGTAAATTTCCCTTGCTTTGTTCTAATAAAAGCGCTATAAACCGTTCATAAGTGCCTATTAAACCGCGGTGAATTAAAATTGGAGTTTCTTTTTTATTATACTCATTTATAAAGGAAATTTTAAATTTTTCAGGTAAAAGGAAATCAAGTTGTAAAGTTGAAATTGTTAACTCTTTATTTAGTGCAGTTTTAACTTGGAAGTCAATTTTGGGACCATAAAAAGCAGCTTCACCGATTTTTTCTATATAATTAATTTTATTTTGATCTAAAAACTGCTTTAAATCAGCTTCTGCCTGTTCCCACATTTGATCATCTTGAAAAAATTTATCCTTGTTTTTAGGGTCTCTTTTTGAAAATGAGATATAAAAAATTTGGACCTTAAAAAAATCAAGTACCTCAGAAATCATTTGAAAAAGATGACTAATTTCACTAAAAATTTGACTTTTACTAACAAAAATATGCCCTTCTGTTAAATCCATAGCTCGAACGCGTTCAAGGCCTAAAAGTGCTCCTGATTTTTCATAACGATATAATCGTGATTGTTCAG
Protein-coding sequences here:
- a CDS encoding MAG3450 family membrane protein; the encoded protein is MYKKITKIPDFLFALLTIILPISLIYAFFSPDFYGKTIISFWILLLITILNFFLCFLISFIWIRLKIVNFSFIFYYPIILFSLSILLVTYPLNDSKSLVILRVFLVFLSIFLIIPSLIIKKKIVQKAQLNLINKRTKKH